DNA sequence from the Mangifera indica cultivar Alphonso chromosome 18, CATAS_Mindica_2.1, whole genome shotgun sequence genome:
tttatatttatcaaattttatcaaacatagtaattatttatacgtaataattttttaagtaatctatcctCAAGATAATCTCTTTATTTtgagaataaaatattactcaaaccaaacgtcttctagaaatttttattaaattatttattaattttttaagataaaaataaatttatttttaattaatataacaaataatataaaaatatttaaaaataatttaatttaagaatatttaagtaaaataatttattagtacttttttattacatttaattaaacacaataattatttatatctattaaattttatcaaatatagtaattatttatatgtaataattttttaaataatttattttcaagataatctctttattttgataataaaatattactcaaaccaaacgtcctctacaaatttttattaacggAAGTAGAGTACGTTTGTCAAATAAACTTTTCAGATTTAAAAGGGTGAacatgtcatttcatcaaagtatAAGCGGGAAATAAATTATAGTATCCGCCTCGGTCACCCCATTATTGCACAACCCAATCCAAATCACCGAAAACCGCAAAATGACTGTGACTGCGACCACCGCCCAAGAGCAGCAACTGAAGCCGGTGAACTCTATGCTTACAACACCCACCAGTAATTTAAAGAACAACCCACCAAAGCAAAAGCAAGAATGTACGGATCAAAAAGAGATTCAGATCGCTGTGGTTGGAGACCTGAACAAGCAGAAGGAAAATCATGTCGTGACAAAGTTGGAATCACTAGATGCGTCGCTGGCGGAGGAGCTCGCCGCCGTAAGAAAAAAGCTTGAAAGATTGAGACTGGACAAAGAGAAAACAGAGAAGCTGTTGAATCAAAGAGACACGATGCTGGATATGCAAATGAAAGATATTCAATACAGAGGGATAAATCAGAAGATGCTGGAGCTTGAAGTTGATAGATTATACAGATTAAAGGAACTCAAGTCTTATAGTTTTGTAAGATTTcgttttttcattttcccattACCTCATTCTTTTCTGGGTTCAATCAAGTTTTAAACTGTAAAAATCCCCTGTTCATCAGAGAATGTCATCGATACGATCTATGAGAGAGAAGGAACAAGAACAGAGGATTACCCAAGTTAgtaaacttctttttttttttccattctgGGTACATACTGTGTTTGCAGTTTGTTTA
Encoded proteins:
- the LOC123202330 gene encoding high mobility group B protein 6-like — translated: MTVTATTAQEQQLKPVNSMLTTPTSNLKNNPPKQKQECTDQKEIQIAVVGDLNKQKENHVVTKLESLDASLAEELAAVRKKLERLRLDKEKTEKLLNQRDTMLDMQMKDIQYRGINQKMLELEVDRLYRLKELKSYSFRMSSIRSMREKEQEQRITQHLDGEVDEESVGENNLQSARVHARAP